A single genomic interval of Bradyrhizobium sp. AZCC 1693 harbors:
- the cysE gene encoding serine O-acetyltransferase: MAVHQVNPQGSKLAALDPIWDRVRGEAEDIVRREPELASFIYSTVLHHERLEDSVVHRLAERLDHSALSGDLIRQTYDEALRDEPDLGNAFRADLVAVYDRDPATSRFIDPLLYFKGFHALQTHRLAHWLYQKGRKDFAYYLQSRSSAVFQTDINPAAKIGRGIFLDHATGFVCGETAVIDDDVSILHGVTLGGTGKENEDRHPKIRRGVLIGAGAKILGNIEIGHCARIAAGSVVVKPVPHNVTVAGVPAKIVGEAGCAEPSRTMDQMLGAIGL; this comes from the coding sequence ATGGCAGTGCATCAGGTCAATCCGCAAGGTTCGAAGCTCGCCGCACTCGATCCGATCTGGGACCGCGTCCGGGGCGAGGCGGAGGACATCGTCCGCCGCGAGCCTGAACTGGCTTCCTTCATCTATTCGACCGTGCTGCATCACGAGCGCCTCGAAGATTCGGTGGTGCATCGTCTCGCCGAGCGGCTCGATCATTCGGCGCTGTCAGGCGATTTGATCCGCCAGACCTATGACGAGGCGCTGCGCGACGAACCCGATCTCGGCAACGCGTTCCGCGCCGACCTGGTCGCGGTCTACGACCGCGATCCCGCAACCTCGCGCTTCATCGATCCGTTGCTCTACTTCAAGGGTTTCCACGCGCTGCAAACACACAGGCTGGCGCATTGGCTCTATCAAAAGGGCCGCAAGGATTTCGCCTACTATCTGCAGAGCCGCTCGTCGGCGGTGTTTCAGACCGACATCAACCCCGCCGCCAAAATCGGCCGCGGTATTTTCCTCGATCACGCGACCGGTTTCGTCTGCGGCGAGACCGCCGTGATCGACGACGACGTTTCGATCCTGCATGGCGTCACGCTCGGCGGCACCGGCAAGGAGAACGAGGACCGCCATCCGAAGATCAGGCGCGGCGTGCTGATCGGGGCGGGCGCGAAAATTCTCGGCAATATCGAGATCGGCCATTGCGCGCGCATCGCAGCCGGCTCGGTGGTGGTCAAGCCTGTGCCTCACAACGTCACGGTCGCCGGCGTCCCCGCCAAGATCGTCGGCGAGGCCGGCTGTGCAGAGCCGTCGCGCACCATGGATCAGATGCTTGGTGCGATCGGGCTTTGA
- a CDS encoding TMEM175 family protein, whose product MPQIGLFEMRRLEMLSNTIFGVAMTLLAYDLPKASSFTQAPDWHDLMRVYAQPVIALMISFIVAGMFWFSHHRRLAVAPEGDRGVVFLNLFFLLSIIILPVTNGLYGAYRLDGVLAVLYGFHLTIIAALNAALWVLALRDRSDPRLLMTALFPVFVFVLGTAVALLAPRIAQFVWCLAFLAPLAGWIAARRAG is encoded by the coding sequence ATGCCGCAAATCGGTCTTTTCGAAATGCGCCGGCTGGAGATGCTGAGCAACACCATATTCGGCGTTGCCATGACGCTGCTTGCCTATGACTTGCCAAAAGCCTCCAGCTTCACGCAGGCGCCCGACTGGCACGACCTGATGCGCGTTTATGCGCAACCGGTCATCGCACTGATGATCAGCTTCATCGTCGCCGGCATGTTCTGGTTCAGCCATCACCGCCGGCTCGCGGTTGCGCCGGAAGGCGACCGAGGCGTGGTGTTTCTCAATCTGTTTTTTCTGCTCTCGATCATCATCCTGCCGGTGACGAACGGACTCTACGGCGCCTACCGGCTCGATGGCGTGCTGGCTGTTCTCTACGGGTTTCACCTGACCATCATCGCCGCGCTGAATGCGGCGCTATGGGTTCTTGCGCTCAGGGACCGCAGCGATCCGCGTTTGCTGATGACAGCGCTGTTTCCGGTGTTCGTGTTCGTCCTTGGGACCGCCGTGGCGTTGCTAGCCCCGCGAATTGCGCAGTTCGTCTGGTGCCTGGCTTTCCTGGCGCCGCTGGCGGGCTGGATCGCCGCACGTCGTGCTGGCTAG
- a CDS encoding DUF6949 family protein codes for MSPDALNSLFSLCIGFALAGALASGYQAMAARPAGFGLLGEGVAPKTFAAVPFLVFAAPFIIMRNTLRGAKIERRRFEFVMMATVLSGFWSLMSGTFFLMTLRATGVLA; via the coding sequence ATGTCGCCCGATGCGTTGAATTCCCTGTTCTCCCTGTGCATCGGCTTTGCGCTCGCAGGCGCGCTCGCCAGCGGCTATCAGGCGATGGCGGCGCGGCCGGCGGGGTTCGGGCTGCTCGGGGAAGGCGTGGCGCCGAAGACGTTTGCGGCCGTGCCGTTTCTGGTTTTCGCCGCACCCTTCATCATCATGCGCAACACGTTGCGCGGCGCGAAGATCGAGCGCCGCCGCTTCGAATTCGTGATGATGGCGACCGTGCTTTCAGGCTTCTGGAGCTTGATGTCCGGCACGTTTTTCCTGATGACGCTGCGTGCCACCGGCGTGCTGGCCTGA
- a CDS encoding alpha/beta fold hydrolase has protein sequence MPSFHHGAVEIAYLDEGEGDPIVLVHGFASSKNVNWIYPTWVSDLRKDGRRVIALDNRGHGDSEKLYDSADYEIAIMASDVIALLDHLAIERADMMGYSLGSRMTAILAREQPQRLRSAILGGIGIGLIEGGGPGENVAIALEAPSLEDVTDPVGRTFRAFADQTRSDRRALAACLRGSRRLMTSEEAAGIGVPVLIAVGTKDEIAGSAAALGKIIPGAEVLDIPNRDHMRAVGDKVYKTGVTDFLSRRQ, from the coding sequence ATGCCGAGTTTTCACCACGGCGCTGTCGAAATTGCCTATCTCGACGAAGGCGAGGGCGATCCGATCGTTCTCGTGCACGGCTTTGCTTCCAGCAAGAACGTCAACTGGATCTATCCGACATGGGTTTCCGATCTGAGGAAAGACGGCCGCCGCGTCATCGCGCTCGACAATCGCGGCCACGGCGATTCCGAAAAGCTCTACGATTCCGCTGATTACGAAATCGCGATCATGGCAAGCGACGTCATCGCGCTGTTGGATCATCTGGCAATCGAGCGCGCCGACATGATGGGTTATTCGCTGGGATCGCGAATGACGGCGATCCTGGCGCGCGAGCAGCCGCAGCGGCTGCGCTCGGCGATCCTCGGCGGCATCGGGATCGGGCTCATCGAGGGCGGCGGCCCCGGCGAGAACGTGGCCATCGCGCTGGAAGCGCCGTCGCTGGAGGACGTCACCGATCCGGTCGGGCGGACGTTTCGCGCGTTCGCCGACCAGACCCGCTCCGATCGCCGCGCGTTGGCCGCCTGCCTGCGCGGTTCGCGGCGGCTGATGACGTCGGAGGAAGCCGCCGGGATCGGCGTGCCGGTCCTGATCGCGGTCGGCACCAAGGACGAGATCGCTGGCTCAGCCGCGGCGCTCGGGAAAATCATTCCGGGCGCCGAGGTGCTCGACATTCCGAACCGCGATCATATGCGCGCCGTCGGCGACAAGGTCTACAAGACCGGCGTCACCGACTTCCTGTCGCGCCGGCAATGA
- a CDS encoding DUF3126 family protein → MDVQEVRKLDAYLKRVFGNPKIRVVPRPKKDDSAEVYIGEEFIGVLFVDDEDDDRSFQFQMAILEEDLADVG, encoded by the coding sequence GTGGACGTTCAGGAAGTCAGGAAGCTCGACGCCTATCTCAAGCGCGTATTCGGCAATCCCAAGATCCGCGTCGTGCCGCGGCCGAAAAAGGACGATTCCGCCGAAGTCTATATCGGCGAGGAGTTCATCGGCGTGCTGTTCGTCGATGACGAGGACGACGATCGCTCGTTCCAGTTTCAGATGGCGATCCTCGAGGAAGATCTGGCCGACGTCGGGTGA
- a CDS encoding ABC transporter ATP-binding protein, producing MSNTVLDVSDLSVAINGGDRTHAVQGINLTVGADEIVCVVGESGSGKSVTAQAVMGLLPKGAMRVESGSIRLQGDQLLTKSDTELRAIRGTRMAMVFQEPMTALNPVERVGDQIREVLEIHTSLDQKEQRARVLEIMRAVHLPDPEQMIDAYPHQLSGGQRQRIMIAAALVLDPALLIADEPTTALDVTTQAQILKLVREMQGRKKTGVLFITHDFGVVSEIADRVVVMQMGRIVEQGPCEEVLRNPREDYTRMLLGAVPSMTPPKRSPVTGPVVLETENLFKTYGKRSLFQPKARVVAAVKDVSLTIRRGETLGIVGESGSGKSTVARCVARLVDTSAGGIKIDGVDIAAMREAKFRPMRRRIQFIFQDPYRSLNPRRTVGEAIIEGPMNFGLSRKEALQRARDLMAVVHLPPAAIDRFPHQFSGGQRQRICIARALAMEPELLIGDEPVSALDVSVQDQVLKLLDEVRRKFNLAVLFITHDLRVAAQVCDRIAVMQRGVIVEQGVTADVFAAPQHEYTKALFDAAPGRHQEFAASA from the coding sequence GTGAGCAACACCGTCCTCGACGTCTCGGATCTTAGCGTCGCCATCAACGGAGGCGACAGGACGCATGCGGTGCAGGGTATCAACCTGACCGTGGGTGCCGACGAGATCGTCTGCGTGGTAGGCGAATCCGGCTCCGGCAAATCGGTGACGGCGCAGGCCGTCATGGGCCTGCTGCCGAAAGGCGCGATGCGGGTCGAGAGCGGTTCGATACGGTTGCAGGGCGATCAACTCCTCACCAAATCCGACACGGAGTTGCGCGCGATCCGCGGCACCCGCATGGCCATGGTGTTCCAGGAGCCGATGACCGCGCTCAATCCGGTCGAGCGGGTCGGCGACCAGATCCGCGAAGTGCTGGAGATCCACACCAGCCTCGACCAGAAGGAGCAGCGCGCGCGCGTGCTCGAGATCATGCGCGCGGTGCATCTGCCCGATCCCGAACAGATGATCGACGCCTATCCGCATCAGCTTTCCGGCGGCCAGCGCCAGCGGATCATGATCGCGGCGGCGCTGGTGCTCGATCCCGCGCTGCTGATCGCCGACGAGCCGACCACCGCGCTCGACGTCACCACGCAGGCGCAGATCCTCAAGCTCGTGCGGGAAATGCAGGGCCGCAAGAAAACCGGAGTGCTGTTCATCACCCATGATTTCGGCGTCGTTTCCGAGATCGCCGACCGTGTCGTAGTGATGCAGATGGGCCGGATCGTGGAGCAGGGCCCCTGCGAGGAGGTGCTGCGGAATCCACGCGAGGATTATACCCGGATGCTATTGGGCGCGGTGCCGAGCATGACGCCGCCGAAGCGGTCGCCGGTAACCGGTCCGGTGGTTCTTGAGACCGAGAATCTTTTCAAGACCTATGGCAAGCGCTCGCTGTTCCAGCCGAAGGCGCGCGTGGTTGCCGCGGTCAAGGACGTCTCGCTGACGATCCGGCGCGGCGAAACGTTGGGCATTGTCGGCGAGTCCGGGTCCGGCAAGTCGACGGTGGCACGCTGCGTCGCGCGGCTGGTCGATACGTCAGCCGGCGGCATCAAGATCGACGGCGTCGATATCGCGGCGATGCGGGAAGCAAAATTCCGCCCAATGCGCCGGCGCATCCAGTTCATCTTCCAGGACCCGTATCGATCGCTCAATCCGCGCCGTACGGTCGGCGAGGCGATCATCGAGGGACCGATGAATTTTGGCCTCAGCCGCAAGGAGGCGCTGCAGCGTGCGCGCGACCTGATGGCGGTCGTGCATCTGCCGCCGGCCGCGATCGATCGTTTCCCGCATCAGTTCTCCGGCGGCCAGCGCCAGCGGATCTGCATCGCGCGGGCGCTGGCGATGGAGCCTGAGTTGCTGATCGGCGACGAGCCGGTATCGGCGCTCGACGTCTCCGTGCAGGATCAGGTGCTGAAGCTCCTGGACGAAGTGCGCCGCAAGTTCAATCTGGCGGTGCTGTTCATCACCCATGATTTGAGAGTGGCCGCGCAAGTCTGCGACCGCATCGCGGTCATGCAGCGCGGCGTGATTGTCGAGCAGGGCGTCACGGCAGACGTTTTTGCCGCGCCCCAGCACGAATACACCAAGGCACTGTTCGACGCCGCCCCCGGCCGGCATCAGGAATTTGCTGCCAGCGCGTAA
- a CDS encoding gamma carbonic anhydrase family protein has product MAIYELDGQGPELPGDGNYFIADTAVVIGKVRLLNSASVWFGAVLRGDNEWIEIGEGSNVQDNSTCHTDRGFPLTIGKNCTVGHNVILHGCTLEDDALVGMGSIVMNGARIRRGSIVGAGSVITEGKEYPEYSLIIGSPARVVRTLTPEQVTAMGSAAKFYAINGPRFKNGLKKIG; this is encoded by the coding sequence ATGGCGATCTACGAACTCGACGGACAGGGGCCTGAACTCCCCGGAGACGGAAACTATTTCATCGCAGATACCGCTGTCGTGATCGGCAAGGTGCGCCTTCTGAATTCGGCCAGCGTGTGGTTCGGCGCGGTGCTGCGCGGCGACAATGAGTGGATCGAGATCGGCGAAGGCTCCAACGTGCAGGACAATTCCACCTGCCACACTGACCGCGGCTTTCCGCTGACGATCGGCAAGAACTGCACCGTCGGCCACAATGTCATCCTGCACGGCTGCACGCTCGAAGACGACGCGCTGGTCGGGATGGGCTCGATCGTGATGAACGGCGCTCGCATACGCCGCGGCAGCATCGTCGGCGCGGGATCGGTCATCACCGAAGGCAAGGAGTATCCCGAATATTCCTTGATCATCGGCTCGCCCGCGCGCGTGGTCCGCACGCTGACGCCGGAGCAGGTGACGGCGATGGGAAGTGCGGCAAAGTTCTATGCCATTAACGGCCCGCGCTTCAAAAACGGATTGAAGAAGATCGGCTGA
- a CDS encoding twin-arginine translocation pathway signal, protein MPISLFHCRSFKGCLAALALVALGAGLSGCAGMSDAISPAFADPAKYDLYDCKQLEPERKSLAARTAELQGLMTKAETGVAGPVVAEMAYRNDYIALRGQSKLADEAWQKNRCQESKPEARPAPVPPSIAPAPAAKGGRSKVSRTAN, encoded by the coding sequence ATGCCGATATCGCTGTTCCACTGCCGGTCATTCAAGGGCTGCCTTGCCGCGCTGGCGTTGGTTGCGCTCGGAGCCGGCCTGTCCGGCTGCGCCGGGATGAGCGACGCCATTTCCCCGGCCTTCGCCGACCCCGCCAAATACGATCTCTACGATTGCAAGCAACTCGAGCCCGAGCGCAAGAGCCTTGCCGCCCGCACCGCGGAATTGCAGGGGCTGATGACGAAGGCCGAAACCGGTGTCGCCGGTCCCGTGGTGGCGGAGATGGCCTATCGCAATGATTACATTGCGCTGCGCGGCCAGTCGAAGCTGGCCGATGAAGCCTGGCAGAAGAACAGGTGCCAGGAATCGAAACCGGAAGCCAGACCTGCGCCGGTCCCGCCATCGATCGCGCCGGCTCCCGCCGCCAAGGGCGGCCGTTCGAAGGTCAGCCGCACGGCAAATTAA
- a CDS encoding zinc-finger domain-containing protein: MSDHVVPHFHNDAGVSVIEIGSQEFMCVGANPPFDHPHVFLDLGNDNEIICPYCSTLFRFAADLAAGEARPPECVLKDKVA, translated from the coding sequence ATGTCCGACCATGTCGTCCCGCATTTCCATAACGACGCCGGAGTCTCGGTAATCGAGATCGGCTCGCAGGAATTCATGTGCGTGGGCGCCAACCCGCCGTTCGACCATCCGCACGTGTTCCTCGACCTCGGCAACGACAACGAGATCATCTGCCCCTATTGCTCGACGCTGTTCCGCTTTGCCGCCGACCTCGCCGCAGGCGAAGCCCGGCCGCCCGAATGCGTCCTGAAGGACAAGGTCGCCTGA
- a CDS encoding alpha/beta fold hydrolase, translated as MPASEQIAIAPHLVFDAITAGTPGAPLVLLLHGFAESMHCWRAQVTALGDMGYRAIAPSQRGYSPGARPDPREFSHYLIDRLMDDAMAVVAAAGYGEARFHLVGHDWGGSIASGIADRHHERLASLTILSRPHPNAFNRALMADGEQAQRSKHHKAFLEPDAADVVLADNARWLRDRLTANGVPTEAVERHLAVLGNKDAMEAALAWYRARGAIRGPLGPIRVPTLYIWGDADDTVGRTAAEGTVDFIAAPYRFEVLPGVGHFAADQAPERVCELLLEHLAAHPV; from the coding sequence ATGCCGGCCTCAGAACAAATCGCCATCGCGCCGCATCTGGTCTTCGATGCCATAACCGCCGGCACGCCCGGGGCGCCGCTCGTCCTGCTGCTGCACGGCTTTGCGGAATCGATGCATTGCTGGCGCGCACAGGTCACCGCCCTCGGCGACATGGGCTATCGCGCCATTGCGCCGAGCCAGCGCGGCTATTCGCCCGGCGCCCGGCCCGATCCGCGCGAGTTTTCGCACTATTTGATCGACCGCCTGATGGACGACGCGATGGCGGTCGTGGCGGCCGCGGGCTATGGCGAGGCGCGCTTTCATCTCGTCGGCCACGACTGGGGCGGCAGCATCGCCTCGGGCATCGCCGACCGCCACCACGAGCGACTCGCCTCGCTCACCATTCTCTCGCGGCCGCATCCGAACGCGTTCAATCGCGCGCTGATGGCCGACGGCGAGCAGGCGCAGCGCTCAAAGCACCACAAGGCGTTTCTGGAACCCGATGCCGCCGATGTCGTGCTGGCTGACAACGCCAGATGGCTGCGCGATCGCCTCACCGCCAACGGCGTTCCTACTGAGGCGGTCGAGAGGCATCTGGCCGTGCTCGGCAACAAGGATGCGATGGAAGCGGCGCTCGCCTGGTATCGCGCCCGCGGCGCGATCCGCGGGCCGCTCGGCCCGATCCGCGTGCCGACGCTTTATATCTGGGGCGACGCCGACGACACCGTCGGCCGCACTGCCGCCGAAGGCACGGTCGATTTCATCGCCGCACCCTATCGTTTCGAGGTGCTTCCGGGCGTCGGCCATTTTGCGGCGGATCAGGCGCCGGAGCGGGTGTGCGAACTGCTGCTGGAACATCTGGCGGCGCATCCGGTGTGA
- a CDS encoding lysophospholipid acyltransferase family protein — MHYLRSIIFDTAVVILTVVVSLSVPFMALFKASSATVRAVSQVWANGIMLLMKYVVGLDYRVEGREHVPDGACIIACNHQSLWETAALCVIFPDASIVAKKELRKLPLVGWFLERYPMILVDRSAGRQALRQMVDEARRAVGEGRKVLLFPQGTRQAIDQPVKFQSAGISALYTNLDVPVVPAACNSGLFWDKKTLMMHSGTITLSFLSPIAPGLPRKEFQEKMERAIAEEASRLLTVSEPKVSRRPVTRSDHAA, encoded by the coding sequence TTGCATTATCTGAGGTCGATCATATTCGATACCGCCGTGGTGATCCTGACGGTCGTCGTTTCGCTATCGGTGCCGTTCATGGCGCTGTTCAAAGCGAGCAGCGCGACGGTGCGCGCGGTCTCCCAGGTCTGGGCCAACGGCATCATGTTGCTGATGAAGTACGTGGTGGGGCTGGATTATCGCGTCGAGGGGCGCGAGCACGTTCCCGACGGAGCCTGCATCATCGCCTGCAATCATCAATCGCTGTGGGAGACGGCGGCGCTCTGCGTGATCTTCCCGGATGCCAGCATCGTCGCCAAGAAGGAGTTGAGGAAGCTGCCGCTCGTCGGCTGGTTTCTCGAGCGCTATCCGATGATCCTGGTTGACCGCTCGGCAGGCCGCCAGGCGCTACGGCAGATGGTCGATGAAGCGAGGCGCGCGGTCGGCGAGGGGCGCAAGGTGCTGTTGTTTCCGCAAGGCACGCGGCAGGCTATCGACCAGCCTGTCAAGTTCCAGTCGGCCGGCATTTCCGCTTTGTACACGAACCTCGACGTCCCGGTCGTGCCGGCGGCGTGCAATTCCGGCCTGTTCTGGGACAAGAAGACCCTGATGATGCATTCGGGGACCATCACCCTCTCTTTTCTCTCGCCGATCGCGCCGGGCCTGCCGCGCAAGGAGTTTCAGGAAAAGATGGAGCGGGCGATTGCCGAAGAGGCGAGCCGGTTGCTGACAGTGAGTGAGCCGAAGGTTTCGCGCAGGCCCGTGACGCGATCAGACCACGCCGCCTAG
- a CDS encoding FAD-dependent monooxygenase produces the protein MAAARTIIVAGAGIGGLTAALSLAAKGFRVIILEKAERLEEAGAGLQLSPNASRILVDLGLRPRLAPRAVTPEAINIMSARAGGEIARLPLGEAASLRAGAPYWVMHRADLQGALQAEVNDHPDIDLRLGCQFEDVTSHAKGLTVVQRRGNARQQELAVALIGADGIWSAVRNHLFPEVQPQFSGLIAWRGTLDATTLPREYTAPRVQLWMGPDAHLVAYPISAARQINVVAIVPGTWNRPGWSAPGDPNELKSAFASQRWPATARMLIGAVDGWRRWALFTLPDIGEWTDGAIALLGDAAHAMLPFAAQGAGMAIEDAAVLAKALSESPGDNIAGIPAALKRYGRLRRGRVLRVQRAARQQGRIYHLTGPLALARDLAIKTMGPARMLARQDWIYDWRV, from the coding sequence GTGGCTGCCGCGCGCACCATCATCGTTGCTGGTGCCGGGATCGGGGGACTGACGGCAGCGCTTTCGCTCGCCGCGAAAGGCTTTCGCGTCATCATTCTGGAGAAGGCCGAACGGCTGGAGGAAGCCGGCGCCGGCCTGCAGCTTTCGCCCAACGCCAGCCGAATCCTGGTCGACCTCGGCCTGCGGCCGCGGCTTGCGCCGCGTGCCGTGACGCCCGAGGCCATCAACATCATGAGCGCGCGGGCGGGCGGCGAGATCGCCCGCCTGCCGCTCGGCGAAGCCGCCAGCCTTCGCGCCGGCGCGCCCTATTGGGTGATGCACCGCGCCGATCTGCAGGGCGCACTGCAGGCAGAGGTCAACGACCATCCGGACATCGACCTCAGGCTCGGTTGCCAGTTCGAGGACGTGACCTCGCACGCCAAGGGGCTGACCGTGGTCCAGCGCCGCGGCAATGCGCGGCAGCAGGAACTGGCGGTCGCGCTGATCGGCGCCGACGGCATCTGGTCGGCGGTGCGGAACCATTTATTCCCGGAGGTGCAGCCGCAATTTTCCGGCCTGATTGCCTGGCGCGGAACCCTCGATGCGACGACGCTGCCGCGCGAATATACCGCGCCGCGGGTTCAGCTCTGGATGGGACCGGACGCGCATCTGGTGGCCTACCCGATCTCGGCGGCGCGCCAGATCAACGTGGTCGCGATCGTGCCGGGAACCTGGAACAGGCCGGGCTGGAGCGCACCCGGCGATCCCAACGAACTCAAGAGCGCGTTCGCCTCGCAGCGCTGGCCCGCGACCGCGCGGATGCTGATCGGCGCCGTCGACGGCTGGCGGCGCTGGGCGTTGTTCACCCTGCCCGACATCGGCGAATGGACGGACGGCGCGATCGCGCTGCTTGGCGACGCCGCGCATGCAATGCTGCCGTTTGCCGCACAGGGGGCGGGGATGGCGATCGAAGACGCCGCCGTGCTCGCCAAAGCCTTAAGCGAAAGCCCGGGCGACAATATCGCGGGCATCCCGGCGGCGCTGAAGCGCTACGGCCGGCTGCGGCGCGGCCGCGTGCTGCGGGTGCAGCGCGCCGCACGGCAGCAAGGACGCATCTATCATCTCACCGGACCGCTGGCGCTGGCCCGCGACCTCGCCATCAAGACGATGGGCCCGGCGCGCATGCTGGCACGGCAGGACTGGATTTATGATTGGCGGGTGTAG
- a CDS encoding ABC transporter permease has product MADTTILEPVLPASPGKPAAYRKLLRNPSVVFGATIIAIVLLMGLLAPWLGTIDPTAINPVARNKVPGAEISMRTDTGERIRMMAAFGTDGLGRDVYSRVVYGARVSLLVGVSVALISVAAGLFIGLLAGFFRILDAVIMRIMDGLMAIPAILLAIAMVSLFRSSVLTVIIAITVPQIPGVVRLVRSIVLSVREEPYVEAAVTLGTSVPKLLWRHVLPNTIAPMIVQGTFICASAILIEAILSFLGIGVPPEVPTWGNIMAEGRQVFSLYPHNIIYPGVCLALTILAVNVLGDGLRDTLDPKMAKRV; this is encoded by the coding sequence ATGGCCGACACGACGATCCTCGAACCCGTTCTGCCGGCCAGCCCGGGCAAGCCGGCTGCATATCGCAAATTGCTGCGCAACCCGAGCGTGGTGTTCGGCGCCACGATCATCGCGATTGTCCTGCTGATGGGGCTGCTGGCGCCCTGGCTTGGCACCATCGACCCGACGGCGATCAATCCGGTGGCGCGCAACAAGGTTCCCGGCGCGGAAATTTCGATGCGCACCGATACCGGCGAGCGCATTCGCATGATGGCCGCCTTCGGCACCGACGGGCTCGGGCGCGACGTCTACAGCCGCGTCGTCTATGGCGCGCGCGTTTCGCTGCTGGTCGGTGTTTCCGTTGCGCTGATCAGCGTCGCCGCCGGCCTGTTCATCGGGCTATTGGCCGGCTTCTTCCGCATTCTGGATGCCGTGATCATGCGGATCATGGACGGGTTGATGGCTATTCCCGCGATCCTGCTGGCGATTGCCATGGTGTCGCTGTTCCGCTCCAGCGTGCTGACCGTCATCATCGCCATCACTGTCCCCCAGATTCCCGGCGTCGTTCGGCTGGTGCGCTCGATCGTGCTCAGCGTGCGCGAGGAACCCTATGTCGAGGCCGCGGTCACGCTCGGTACATCTGTCCCGAAATTGCTGTGGCGGCATGTGCTGCCCAACACCATCGCGCCCATGATCGTGCAGGGCACCTTCATCTGCGCCTCGGCCATTCTCATCGAGGCCATCCTGTCGTTCCTCGGCATCGGCGTGCCGCCGGAGGTGCCGACCTGGGGCAACATCATGGCCGAGGGCCGGCAGGTCTTCAGCCTGTATCCGCACAACATCATCTATCCCGGCGTGTGCCTGGCCCTGACGATCCTTGCCGTCAACGTTCTCGGCGACGGCTTGCGCGATACGCTCGATCCCAAGATGGCAAAGCGGGTGTGA